In the genome of Molothrus aeneus isolate 106 chromosome 5, BPBGC_Maene_1.0, whole genome shotgun sequence, one region contains:
- the CAV2 gene encoding caveolin-2, with amino-acid sequence MGLETEKVDTRIFMDDDDNFSRSGGPALSDAEKCAEDELDRDPHGLNSHLQLGFEDVIAEPELTHSFDKVWICSHALFELSKYVIYKFLTLVLAIPMALVVGIVFATLSCLHIWVVVPFVKTCLMVLPSVQTVWKSLTDVFVVPFFQSLGRCFAMVNIRLDQE; translated from the exons aTGGGGCTGGAGACGGAGAAAGTGGACACCCGCATCTTCATGGACGACGACGACAACTTCTCGCGGAGCGGCGGCCCCGCGCTGTCGGACGCGGAGAAGTGCGCGGAGGACGAGCTGGACCGCGACCCCCACGGGCTGAACTCCCACCTGCAG CTGGGGTTCGAGGATGTGATCGCGGAGCCCGAGCTCACCCACTCCTTCGACAAGGTGTGGATCTGCAGCCACGCTCTGTTTGAGCTCAGCAAGTACGTGATCTACAAGTTCCTGACTCTGGTCCTCGCCATTCCGATGGCCCTGGTTGTGGGGATCGTCTTCGCCACGCTCAGCTGCCTCCACATCTG gGTTGTGGTGCCTTTTGTGAAAACCTGTCTCATGGTCCTGCCTTCAGTGCAAACTGTATGGAAGAGCCTGACAGATGTTTTTGTTGTACCATTCTTTCAGAGCCTAGGCCGGTGCTTTGCCATGGTTAATATACGCCTGGACCAAGAGTAA
- the CAV1 gene encoding caveolin-1, whose product MSGTKYVDSEGFLYTAPVREQGNIYKPNNKMMADELSEKAVHDVHTKEIDLVNRDPKHLNDDVVKIDFEDVIAEPEGTHSFDGIWKASFTTFTVTKYWFYRLLSAIFGIPMALIWGIYFAILSFLHIWAVVPCIRSYLIEIQCISRVYSICIHTFCDPLFEAIGRVFSSIRATVRKEI is encoded by the exons ATGTCCGGCACCAAATACGTAGACTCGGAG GGTTTTCTGTACACGGCGCCCGTCCGGGAGCAGGGCAACATCTACAAGCCCAACAACAAGATGATGGCAGATGAGCTGAGCGAAAAGGCGGTGCACGACGTGCACACCAAAGAGATCGACCTGGTCAACCGAGACCCCAAGCACCTCAACGATGACGTGGTTAAG ATCGATTTTGAAGATGTGATTGCTGAGCCAGAGGGAACACACAGCTTTGATGGGATTTGGAAGGCCAGTTTTACCACCTTCACTGTAACGAAATACTGGTTTTACCGTTTACTGTCAGCAATCTTTGGTATTCCTATGGCTCTCATCTGGGGCATCTACTTTGCCATTTTGTCATTCCTGCACATCTGGGCGGTGGTGCCGTGCATAAGGAGCTACCTGATTGAGATCCAGTGCATTAGCCGTGTCTATTCCATCTGCATCCACACGTTCTGTGACCCGCTCTTTGAGGCCATAGGCAGAGTGTTCAGCAGCATCCGAGCCACAGTACGGAAAGAGATCTGA